In Bdellovibrionales bacterium, the following proteins share a genomic window:
- a CDS encoding homoserine kinase: protein MSTINRGLRNNRSIRNNPRKSLAAFAPATVGNVAVGFDILGFAIQGVGDHVRVEKISEPKVEIASIEGVVTELPFDPLQNTASRSLMKMREKLDLPYGFRISIKKGIPLASGMGGSAASAVGAVVAANGLLSKPLKVANLLEFALAGENLTSSQDSHADNIAPCLFGGLQLTSGARRLSSIPCPQSILCVLVHPDIQIETKAARSLLKSEISLRQHVLQSARLAGFLVGCINNDMDLIQESMCDIIIEPQREKLIPGFQEVKSAAILAGALGVSISGSGPSVFAWVNGPSKAKKVKVAMEMAFAAKGLTSTSWISRISKRGAQISK from the coding sequence ATGAGTACGATTAATAGAGGATTACGAAATAATAGAAGTATTCGCAATAATCCCAGGAAAAGTCTCGCCGCCTTCGCTCCAGCGACGGTGGGAAATGTTGCTGTTGGATTTGACATTCTCGGATTTGCGATTCAGGGAGTGGGCGACCACGTACGAGTGGAGAAAATATCCGAACCAAAAGTTGAGATCGCGAGCATAGAAGGTGTTGTCACGGAACTCCCATTCGATCCTTTACAGAACACAGCTTCTCGATCTTTAATGAAAATGAGAGAGAAATTAGATCTCCCCTACGGGTTTCGGATTTCTATCAAAAAGGGGATTCCGCTTGCTTCGGGAATGGGTGGTTCGGCAGCTTCAGCAGTGGGAGCTGTGGTTGCGGCCAATGGTCTTTTAAGCAAACCTTTGAAGGTCGCAAATCTTTTGGAGTTTGCACTGGCTGGCGAAAATCTCACTTCAAGTCAAGATTCTCATGCCGACAATATTGCTCCCTGTTTATTTGGCGGACTCCAGCTCACAAGTGGAGCGCGCCGTCTGAGCTCTATCCCCTGCCCGCAATCGATCCTCTGTGTTCTTGTCCATCCAGATATTCAAATCGAGACCAAGGCAGCACGTTCTCTCTTGAAATCTGAAATTTCACTTAGACAACATGTTTTGCAAAGTGCTAGATTGGCGGGCTTTTTGGTAGGTTGTATAAATAATGACATGGATCTCATTCAGGAAAGTATGTGTGACATTATTATTGAACCACAAAGGGAGAAATTGATCCCCGGGTTTCAGGAGGTAAAGTCTGCCGCCATTTTGGCCGGAGCTTTAGGAGTCTCCATTTCGGGATCGGGCCCTAGTGTATTTGCTTGGGTGAATGGCCCATCGAAGGCGAAAAAAGTGAAAGTGGCAATGGAGATGGCTTTTGCAGCGAAGGGACTTACCAGCACGAGTTGGATTTCACGTATTTCAAAGAGAGGAGCTCAGATTTCCAAGTGA
- the thrC gene encoding threonine synthase has product MKFISTRHQANSLPFSETLLHGIAPDGGLYVPESIPVFDLNLLKRDEAKSLFPRFAVDILRPFLKGDLLEESLESICQEAFNFPVPFLELDSETSVLELFHGPTAAFKDFGARFLASSLSRLALQRRISFHILVATSGDTGGAVASAFFQRPNTHVTVLFPKGRISSLQEKQITVWGENVSALAVNGSFDDCQRLVKEMLSEADSLAAKLALTSANSISLGRLLPQILYYASSSLEHLHRYGYEGNYIIPSGNLGNAMGAFYARKMGFPLGKIVLVQNANCPLVDYLRNDIWATRPSIPTLANAMDVGNPSNIERLNHLFPTRREVLSAFEAFSVSDVEIRESIRQGFNKWGQIWCPHTATAAWIRLNQQKQGRWIIIATAHPSKFSETVEPLLGRKIPLPPSLAEIYSRPSLFQEIEPELKALQAKIKQTHSFF; this is encoded by the coding sequence GTGAAGTTTATCAGCACACGTCATCAGGCAAATTCTTTGCCCTTCTCAGAAACGCTCCTTCATGGCATTGCACCTGATGGCGGTCTTTACGTTCCCGAGTCAATTCCGGTTTTTGATTTGAATCTTCTTAAGAGAGATGAAGCCAAGTCTTTATTTCCCAGATTTGCTGTGGATATTCTCAGGCCCTTTTTAAAAGGCGATCTCCTCGAAGAATCTCTTGAAAGCATCTGCCAAGAGGCTTTCAATTTTCCTGTACCTTTTTTAGAACTTGATTCTGAAACCTCAGTTCTTGAACTTTTTCATGGACCGACAGCGGCATTCAAAGATTTTGGAGCGAGATTTCTTGCCTCCTCTCTCAGTCGTTTGGCTCTCCAGCGGAGAATCTCTTTTCATATTTTAGTCGCAACATCCGGCGATACCGGCGGAGCCGTTGCATCGGCTTTTTTTCAAAGACCAAACACTCACGTCACAGTGCTCTTTCCAAAGGGGCGAATTTCGTCTCTTCAGGAGAAGCAAATCACCGTTTGGGGCGAAAATGTGTCGGCACTTGCTGTCAATGGCAGCTTTGATGACTGCCAAAGACTCGTAAAAGAGATGCTCTCTGAAGCAGACTCATTAGCTGCTAAGCTTGCACTGACCTCTGCCAATAGCATCAGTCTTGGGCGACTCCTGCCCCAAATACTCTATTACGCCTCGTCCAGTCTTGAACATCTTCATCGATATGGATATGAGGGCAATTACATTATTCCATCGGGAAATCTTGGTAACGCAATGGGTGCTTTTTATGCGCGAAAAATGGGGTTTCCACTGGGGAAGATTGTTCTCGTCCAAAATGCCAATTGTCCGCTTGTTGACTATTTAAGAAATGATATTTGGGCTACCAGGCCGTCTATTCCAACTTTGGCAAATGCCATGGACGTTGGCAATCCGAGCAACATCGAGAGGTTGAATCATCTGTTTCCCACGAGAAGAGAAGTTCTATCGGCATTTGAGGCCTTTTCAGTCAGTGACGTCGAAATTCGGGAGTCCATTCGCCAAGGATTTAATAAATGGGGACAAATATGGTGTCCCCATACGGCCACTGCTGCGTGGATTCGTCTTAACCAGCAGAAGCAAGGACGCTGGATCATAATTGCCACTGCCCATCCCTCAAAATTTTCAGAAACTGTGGAGCCTTTGCTAGGTCGCAAGATTCCTCTTCCACCCTCTTTGGCTGAGATATATAGTCGTCCTTCTCTTTTTCAGGAGATTGAACCAGAGTTGAAGGCCCTCCAAGCGAAAATAAAGCAAACCCACTCATTTTTTTAA
- a CDS encoding 4'-phosphopantetheinyl transferase superfamily protein → MFDLSHISQDLEKHWKWGSLRLEISSKWSSIQVGYREELRSEMLKDARKTNWGESVDNLLVPGQLGELQRGFFSISHCPLAGGYVLQEAPLVGRSIGFDLEQASRVSPEIVNRISTPSEFKDSPDPASLWTAKESLYKSLPDSIQPSAISGVRVVDWLALGDNLYSFSGLISSAQHFHNSHGLLWTINDLKMGLCLSWI, encoded by the coding sequence TTGTTTGATCTTTCCCACATAAGCCAGGACCTGGAGAAGCATTGGAAGTGGGGCTCTCTCCGCCTTGAAATCAGTTCTAAGTGGTCCTCTATTCAAGTCGGGTATCGCGAAGAGCTTCGTTCAGAGATGCTCAAGGATGCCCGCAAAACAAATTGGGGTGAGTCGGTCGACAATCTGCTCGTTCCTGGTCAGTTGGGAGAATTACAGCGCGGTTTTTTTAGTATCAGTCATTGTCCCTTGGCCGGTGGCTATGTGCTTCAAGAGGCTCCTCTCGTTGGTCGTTCGATTGGATTTGACCTTGAACAGGCCTCGAGAGTTTCTCCTGAGATTGTGAATCGAATTTCCACGCCATCTGAATTTAAGGACAGCCCGGACCCTGCATCACTTTGGACAGCAAAGGAGTCCCTATATAAGTCTCTCCCAGACTCTATTCAGCCTTCCGCTATATCTGGTGTCAGGGTGGTTGACTGGTTAGCACTTGGGGATAATCTATACAGTTTTTCAGGCCTTATCTCCTCAGCACAACACTTCCACAACTCCCATGGCCTTTTGTGGACAATTAATGATCTCAAAATGGGATTATGTCTTTCTTGGATTTAA
- the nadA gene encoding quinolinate synthase NadA, which yields MRILAQEILKIKEKTKTAILAHYYEEGDIQDIADYVGDSLYLAQVGQTSPTKKILLAGVYFMAESVKILSPEKTVLVPDLAAGCSLVESSPFDQYLKWRQQHPEAICVTYINSSAAVKGISDIICTSSNAELILNSIPEGRQILFGPDYNLGHYLSKKIGRELILWPGACEVHVLFSARKLFELKLRYPQAVVLAHPECLEGILQYADVIGSTSRLLKEVQENSSRTFIVATESGIFHQMKKLRPEAELIQAPAEGSCACNECPYMKLNTLEKIESALSSQQPVVELLPGLSERARVPLDRMMMLTRGEKVVWPEFFSFSEGLSFV from the coding sequence ATGAGGATTTTAGCTCAAGAGATCCTGAAGATAAAAGAAAAGACAAAAACCGCAATTCTCGCCCATTACTATGAAGAAGGCGATATTCAAGATATCGCCGATTATGTCGGTGATAGTCTATACCTCGCTCAAGTCGGTCAGACCTCGCCAACAAAAAAAATTCTCTTGGCCGGAGTTTATTTTATGGCTGAAAGTGTGAAGATACTTTCTCCAGAAAAAACTGTTCTTGTTCCTGACCTTGCGGCAGGCTGCTCTCTCGTCGAGAGTTCTCCCTTTGATCAGTATCTGAAGTGGCGTCAACAACATCCAGAGGCCATTTGTGTTACATATATTAACAGCAGCGCTGCGGTTAAGGGGATCTCTGATATCATCTGTACTTCGAGTAATGCAGAACTAATTCTTAACTCTATTCCAGAGGGGCGTCAGATTTTATTTGGTCCCGATTACAATCTTGGTCATTACCTTTCGAAGAAGATCGGAAGAGAATTGATTCTTTGGCCGGGGGCCTGTGAGGTTCACGTTTTGTTTTCTGCGCGCAAGCTTTTTGAACTTAAATTGCGATATCCTCAAGCCGTTGTGCTTGCCCATCCCGAATGTCTTGAGGGCATTCTCCAGTATGCAGATGTGATTGGTTCGACTTCAAGGCTCCTCAAGGAAGTTCAAGAAAACTCATCGCGTACTTTTATTGTCGCCACTGAATCAGGTATTTTTCATCAAATGAAAAAATTGCGACCCGAAGCCGAACTGATACAAGCTCCTGCAGAAGGAAGTTGTGCTTGCAACGAGTGTCCGTACATGAAACTCAATACTCTCGAGAAGATTGAGTCGGCCTTGTCGAGCCAGCAGCCAGTTGTAGAGCTTTTGCCAGGCCTGAGTGAAAGGGCTAGAGTGCCGCTAGACAGAATGATGATGTTAACCAGGGGCGAAAAGGTCGTTTGGCCGGAGTTCTTTTCATTTTCTGAGGGACTCTCATTTGTTTGA
- a CDS encoding gliding-motility protein MglA — translation MSFVNRDTKEIHCKIVYYGPSLGGKTTNLQWVYHKAISEEKSELVSLPGDVDRTLFFDFLPIDIGDIRGYKTRFHLYTVPGQVVYEPSRKLILKGLDGVVFVADSQAERMDENFQSLADLEKNLKLQGYDIADLPLVFQYNKRDLPNALPLAELRSSLNRFNAPDFEGTAREGKGVFEALKTVSKSIITVLKGGEIY, via the coding sequence ATGTCGTTTGTAAATCGTGATACCAAAGAAATTCATTGTAAGATTGTTTACTACGGACCCTCGTTGGGTGGAAAGACCACTAATTTACAGTGGGTCTACCACAAGGCAATCAGTGAAGAAAAATCAGAACTTGTTTCCTTACCTGGAGACGTGGATCGCACTCTTTTCTTTGATTTTTTGCCGATCGATATTGGTGATATCAGAGGGTACAAAACCCGCTTTCATCTGTATACAGTCCCAGGTCAAGTGGTCTACGAGCCAAGTCGTAAACTTATTCTTAAGGGACTGGATGGCGTCGTCTTTGTAGCCGATTCTCAGGCCGAACGAATGGATGAGAATTTTCAGTCCTTGGCAGACCTGGAAAAAAATCTGAAATTGCAAGGCTATGACATTGCAGATCTGCCGCTCGTCTTTCAATACAATAAACGGGACCTTCCTAACGCTCTTCCTCTCGCCGAATTACGTAGTTCTCTGAATCGTTTTAATGCACCTGATTTTGAAGGAACTGCCCGTGAAGGCAAGGGGGTATTTGAAGCTCTGAAGACAGTCTCAAAGTCAATTATCACCGTGCTCAAGGGTGGCGAAATTTATTGA
- the recR gene encoding recombination protein RecR, with translation MIRHVPSLEKLTHELGKLPGVGPKTAQRLAYYILRSPQDYVAGLSQALQAVKDNVHECPGCFSYTEEVDLCRFCQDVGRNDEILCVVEDPADILRIESSGVFKGRYHALHGAISPLDGIHPQDLKIPPLLKRIQDGLDGIRPRIREIILALDADLEGDTTVLYLAKVLREKGIQISRIAHGVPIGGDIDYIDFRTLGRALENRVVL, from the coding sequence ATGATTCGACATGTACCGTCCCTCGAAAAGCTCACTCACGAATTGGGTAAACTTCCTGGCGTTGGTCCAAAAACAGCCCAACGCCTCGCCTATTATATTTTGCGTTCGCCTCAAGACTATGTTGCAGGCCTCAGTCAGGCGCTTCAGGCAGTTAAAGACAATGTCCACGAGTGTCCAGGATGTTTTTCATACACCGAAGAAGTCGATTTATGCCGGTTTTGCCAAGACGTGGGTCGTAATGATGAAATCCTGTGCGTTGTAGAGGATCCTGCCGATATCTTGAGAATTGAATCCTCAGGGGTCTTTAAGGGTCGCTATCACGCTCTCCATGGAGCAATCTCCCCTCTTGACGGCATACATCCTCAAGATTTAAAGATTCCGCCCCTGTTAAAGCGCATTCAGGATGGTTTAGATGGAATTCGTCCCCGCATTCGTGAAATTATTCTTGCCTTAGATGCGGATCTTGAGGGAGATACCACTGTTCTTTATCTTGCCAAGGTGCTCCGAGAAAAGGGCATTCAGATCTCACGAATTGCTCATGGTGTTCCAATTGGCGGAGATATCGACTATATTGATTTTAGGACACTGGGTCGGGCTTTAGAAAATCGGGTAGTGCTTTAA
- a CDS encoding YbaB/EbfC family nucleoid-associated protein, producing the protein MKGFGGGLQQMMRQANQMQARMKKLQEELATREFEGGAGGGAVLVKVNGDNKLLSIQIKPDVVSASDLEMLQDLIVVATNEAIKMAKDTSQQEMSKITGGMNFPGLF; encoded by the coding sequence ATGAAAGGATTTGGTGGTGGGCTGCAACAAATGATGAGACAAGCCAATCAAATGCAGGCTCGCATGAAAAAGCTCCAAGAGGAATTGGCCACTCGCGAATTTGAAGGGGGAGCAGGTGGAGGGGCTGTCTTGGTTAAGGTCAACGGAGACAATAAGCTTCTCTCGATACAGATAAAACCTGATGTCGTGAGTGCCAGTGATTTGGAAATGCTCCAGGATTTGATTGTTGTGGCCACCAATGAAGCCATTAAAATGGCTAAAGATACTTCACAGCAAGAAATGTCGAAGATTACTGGCGGTATGAATTTTCCAGGACTATTTTAA
- the dnaX gene encoding DNA polymerase III subunit gamma/tau produces MSYQVIARKWRPKTFDELVGQTHVSQTLLNALRNGRLHHALLFTGPRGTGKTSSARILAKSLRCAQSVNFVPCHSCRDCQDVAAGRSIDVIEIDGASNNGVDAIRDLRETIGYMPSSGKYKLYIIDEVHMLSTSAFNALLKTLEEPPSHVIFVLATTEAHKIPHTILSRCQRFDFRRIPVRAIASHLTDICHAEGIKSDEEALWLIARQGDGSMRDSQSLLDQVITFCGAHVTKAQTTEILGLTDRTLLLDSIDGLTRQDAKKIIEVIEKIFTAGYDPKIFIQDLLEELRNLLLIKLSEGSLTGIVDLPDSEILHLRSIAGNLSEEDIHLLFDIALRGGSDLVRAQDTRIVLEMLLLKMTSAPRIVDIFSLNETAVRGAEDLRSAEKVTSARESNATNATDAANAADATNAASVSLVGLASAPTESSNEPTISVANHQSSGIEARWLDLLSKVKRINPMVGAKLEHTCLLGVDKKVIRLGIPDNMRFLSGQVEDKEFQKKLLNYIGTFWGPGFSIETNSTQNSPDKLSPRALEEKKKQDEILQTRQQVENHPFVKSTQKIFKSQIKGIKETT; encoded by the coding sequence TTGTCCTATCAAGTGATAGCGCGCAAATGGCGACCAAAGACTTTTGATGAGCTTGTGGGGCAGACCCACGTTAGCCAGACCCTGCTCAACGCTCTTCGCAATGGCCGTCTTCACCATGCCTTATTGTTCACTGGTCCTCGCGGTACCGGTAAAACGTCCTCAGCGCGAATTTTGGCTAAATCCTTGAGGTGTGCCCAATCCGTGAACTTTGTTCCCTGTCATAGTTGCCGTGACTGTCAGGACGTGGCAGCTGGACGCTCAATCGATGTGATTGAAATTGATGGAGCATCCAATAACGGAGTCGATGCGATTCGCGATCTACGCGAAACGATTGGCTACATGCCCTCTTCGGGCAAATACAAGCTTTATATTATCGATGAAGTTCACATGCTTTCAACAAGTGCCTTCAATGCACTCCTCAAAACCTTGGAAGAGCCACCTTCCCATGTCATTTTTGTGCTTGCCACAACGGAGGCTCACAAAATTCCCCATACGATTTTATCTCGTTGTCAGCGTTTTGATTTTAGAAGAATTCCAGTTCGAGCTATTGCCTCCCATCTCACAGACATCTGCCATGCGGAAGGGATCAAATCTGATGAAGAGGCCCTTTGGTTGATTGCTCGCCAAGGTGATGGTTCCATGCGTGACAGTCAAAGTTTGCTAGATCAAGTGATCACGTTTTGTGGTGCTCATGTGACCAAAGCACAAACGACTGAAATTTTGGGTCTTACAGATCGCACTTTGCTCTTGGATTCTATCGATGGCCTCACACGGCAGGATGCAAAAAAAATCATTGAAGTTATTGAGAAGATTTTTACCGCAGGTTACGACCCCAAAATTTTTATTCAAGATCTACTCGAGGAATTGCGCAATCTTTTGCTTATTAAGCTAAGCGAAGGAAGTTTGACTGGGATTGTGGATCTCCCCGATTCAGAAATCTTACACTTACGATCCATAGCCGGGAATTTATCAGAGGAAGACATTCACCTTTTGTTTGATATCGCATTAAGGGGTGGCAGCGATTTAGTGAGAGCCCAAGACACGCGAATTGTCCTCGAGATGCTCCTTTTGAAAATGACTTCAGCACCGCGCATAGTTGATATTTTTTCTCTGAACGAGACTGCGGTTCGAGGAGCAGAAGACCTAAGGTCGGCAGAGAAAGTCACTTCAGCACGAGAATCAAACGCAACAAACGCAACAGATGCAGCAAATGCGGCAGATGCAACAAATGCGGCCTCTGTTTCATTGGTTGGTCTCGCCTCGGCTCCGACCGAGTCTTCCAATGAGCCCACAATATCTGTGGCGAATCATCAGTCTTCTGGTATAGAAGCCAGATGGCTCGACTTACTTAGCAAAGTAAAGAGAATCAATCCGATGGTGGGAGCAAAGCTTGAGCATACCTGCCTTTTGGGCGTGGATAAAAAAGTGATACGTCTGGGCATTCCTGACAATATGAGATTTTTATCCGGACAAGTTGAGGACAAGGAATTTCAAAAAAAGTTGCTGAACTATATTGGGACATTTTGGGGGCCGGGCTTCAGTATCGAGACCAATTCCACCCAAAATTCTCCGGATAAGCTCTCCCCTCGGGCACTTGAAGAGAAAAAGAAGCAAGATGAGATATTGCAAACTCGACAACAGGTCGAGAATCATCCATTTGTAAAATCAACCCAGAAGATTTTTAAATCTCAGATTAAGGGTATTAAGGAGACAACATGA
- a CDS encoding diguanylate cyclase yields MALIFTVLQVSALGAETTPPSSVSATLQPSLSGQVNNVPDHNHASASSSPSRCIAQLKDASRAFLHNLIENNQIEGLSATAEKWRSEFVRSYPEYVNLPQDELLRISHEVLALGEGYIETIFSIGELSLVKFINAWGQITLKMRMPSESEGLEGVYYDRPLTIDSKTQAIDANTPEGGLLAEAFVKYAPLGTVVIFADLNFLGKVNYFEREYIAGDEYLIAFGKAMPNNLRLGKGGDLMLKIGGDEFVFLLPIREGHLDQAKGVQALLDRIVRSVHQSKEAQAVFTEQRRALARDYRMVYKAKSFSDLPHDFLRTILGDDQESAEYSMNFDQLKEIYLELQLKKIVNQSRYAASVSVGGAIVLPGAEYRYGLRQARSDAKAFKILYKERLGLSNEAIEKYGAQVNTHAVTAGSHDKEGQNRQRRRSDKPPTPFSPKQIKPDGN; encoded by the coding sequence ATGGCCCTCATATTCACTGTTCTCCAGGTCTCTGCTTTAGGCGCTGAAACGACGCCCCCATCCTCCGTCTCCGCCACCCTACAGCCTTCTCTCAGTGGCCAAGTGAATAATGTGCCCGATCATAATCATGCGAGTGCATCGAGTTCTCCATCTCGGTGCATTGCTCAATTAAAGGACGCGAGCCGGGCCTTCTTGCACAACTTAATCGAAAACAATCAAATTGAAGGACTCTCTGCCACTGCAGAGAAATGGAGATCGGAGTTCGTTCGAAGCTATCCAGAGTATGTGAATCTTCCTCAGGACGAACTCTTAAGGATTTCCCATGAAGTCCTTGCGTTGGGAGAAGGCTACATAGAAACCATTTTTTCAATTGGGGAATTAAGTCTTGTTAAGTTCATCAATGCTTGGGGACAAATCACTCTAAAAATGCGGATGCCATCAGAATCCGAAGGACTCGAGGGAGTCTATTACGACAGACCTCTCACTATTGATTCCAAAACGCAAGCTATCGATGCCAATACCCCTGAGGGGGGTCTGCTCGCAGAAGCCTTCGTTAAGTATGCCCCGCTCGGCACAGTTGTTATTTTTGCAGATTTGAATTTTTTGGGAAAGGTCAATTATTTTGAGAGGGAATACATCGCTGGCGACGAGTATCTCATTGCCTTTGGAAAGGCCATGCCTAACAACCTCCGATTGGGTAAAGGGGGAGACCTCATGCTCAAAATAGGAGGCGACGAATTTGTCTTTTTGCTCCCCATTCGTGAGGGCCATTTGGATCAAGCAAAAGGCGTTCAAGCGCTTTTGGATCGAATTGTTCGGTCTGTTCATCAAAGCAAAGAGGCGCAGGCAGTATTCACTGAACAGCGACGTGCATTGGCAAGAGACTATCGCATGGTATATAAAGCGAAGAGTTTTTCAGATCTGCCTCATGACTTTCTCAGAACCATTTTAGGAGATGACCAGGAAAGTGCAGAATACTCCATGAACTTCGACCAACTTAAAGAGATCTACTTAGAGTTACAGCTTAAAAAAATAGTGAACCAATCTCGGTATGCAGCTTCAGTCTCTGTGGGGGGTGCCATTGTTCTGCCTGGAGCAGAGTACAGGTATGGACTCAGGCAAGCCAGATCTGATGCAAAGGCATTTAAGATTCTTTATAAAGAGAGATTGGGCCTCTCCAACGAAGCTATCGAGAAATACGGCGCTCAAGTAAACACGCATGCCGTTACGGCCGGTTCTCATGATAAAGAGGGACAAAATAGGCAACGAAGACGATCAGACAAGCCTCCCACCCCCTTTAGCCCCAAACAAATAAAACCTGATGGAAACTGA
- a CDS encoding serine/threonine protein kinase — translation MNNSFYNLTPDRVMKSAERAGFFPTGEYTQLNSYENRVFDIRLEKGTCAPELNDRLIAKFYRPGRWDWSTVQEEHTFLRELRESGVPVIAPFVLENKSTIQLCDEILVSFFPKAFGRIPQELKFYDFKKIGRTLARIHNIGQLSEARHRPSLGSDSMGWPALEILEDWVAPEVWGRYKKSASEILNWLDEALQGIKKFRIHGDCHRGNLLLTQVRDEPEEFFLLDFDDFCRGPAVQDFWMLFSGDLETFEEEENALLSGYEELRDFNYEELQLIPALRGLRIIHYAGWIAKRWEDPSFPRLFPSFRDYNYWAHEVEALENIAWTL, via the coding sequence ATGAATAACTCATTTTATAATTTGACACCCGATCGGGTCATGAAATCCGCTGAAAGGGCCGGGTTTTTTCCAACTGGAGAGTACACTCAACTGAATTCATATGAAAATCGCGTTTTTGATATCAGATTGGAAAAAGGAACCTGTGCTCCTGAATTGAATGATCGGTTGATTGCCAAGTTCTATCGCCCGGGGCGCTGGGATTGGTCGACTGTTCAAGAAGAACATACCTTTTTACGTGAACTTCGCGAGTCTGGAGTTCCTGTGATCGCTCCATTTGTATTGGAGAATAAATCAACGATACAGTTGTGTGATGAGATATTGGTCAGTTTTTTTCCTAAAGCTTTTGGAAGAATCCCACAGGAATTGAAATTTTACGATTTTAAAAAAATTGGTCGAACACTCGCGAGAATTCACAACATCGGGCAGCTTAGCGAGGCGAGGCACCGTCCTTCGCTTGGTTCAGACTCTATGGGCTGGCCGGCGCTTGAGATTTTGGAGGATTGGGTTGCACCTGAAGTTTGGGGTCGATACAAAAAATCCGCGAGCGAGATTCTGAATTGGCTTGATGAGGCATTGCAAGGAATTAAAAAATTTCGAATTCATGGTGATTGTCATCGAGGGAATCTTCTTTTGACTCAAGTTCGGGATGAGCCGGAGGAATTTTTTCTGCTTGATTTTGATGATTTCTGCAGGGGACCGGCGGTACAGGATTTTTGGATGCTTTTTTCTGGAGATTTAGAGACCTTCGAAGAAGAAGAGAATGCCCTCTTATCAGGATATGAAGAGCTGAGGGATTTCAATTACGAGGAGCTACAGCTAATACCTGCGTTGAGGGGATTACGTATTATCCACTATGCAGGCTGGATTGCAAAGAGATGGGAGGACCCTTCATTTCCTCGTCTATTCCCCTCGTTTCGAGATTACAATTATTGGGCTCACGAAGTCGAAGCCCTGGAAAATATTGCCTGGACGTTATGA
- a CDS encoding M48 family metallopeptidase translates to MQILNLNGRQVYLSRKSHRRTIRVSIRPNGQIHVTTGKMTSQSEIKIFLSQHSNWLEDSLFAFRSLRQKYPPKRFIQGEGFLYLGKYRFLNFSPKESIKNPTFKVSELELECSIPQAEWNSSFYVLSQYQIRSYLLGFFQSEGRRIIGDRVHFYSERMNLRPAFLSFRSQRTRWGSCTTMGNISLNWRLIGAPPEVLDYVVIHELAHLRYPNHSRLFWSLVEEYCDKYRYCRKWLRKNFYEFDFLSEKSEIHPDMDV, encoded by the coding sequence ATGCAAATCTTAAATCTGAATGGCCGCCAGGTTTACTTGTCGAGAAAATCTCATCGGCGTACAATTCGGGTAAGCATCAGGCCAAATGGGCAAATTCACGTGACAACTGGAAAAATGACATCGCAAAGTGAAATCAAGATTTTCTTATCCCAACATTCAAATTGGCTTGAAGATTCATTGTTTGCATTTCGATCTTTGCGTCAAAAATATCCACCAAAAAGATTTATTCAGGGAGAGGGATTTCTTTATTTAGGAAAGTATCGATTTTTGAATTTTTCTCCAAAGGAATCTATAAAGAATCCGACCTTCAAGGTCAGCGAACTGGAACTTGAATGTTCCATTCCTCAGGCAGAGTGGAATTCGTCCTTTTATGTCCTTTCTCAGTACCAGATACGCTCTTATCTTTTAGGGTTCTTTCAGTCTGAAGGCCGACGCATCATTGGTGATCGAGTCCACTTTTATTCCGAAAGGATGAATCTCCGGCCGGCATTCCTATCGTTTCGCTCACAAAGAACTCGGTGGGGAAGCTGTACGACAATGGGAAATATCAGTTTAAATTGGCGTCTCATAGGCGCGCCGCCGGAAGTTCTTGACTATGTGGTCATTCACGAATTGGCTCATTTGCGATACCCCAACCATTCTAGACTCTTCTGGAGTTTGGTGGAGGAATACTGCGACAAATATCGATACTGCAGGAAATGGTTGCGAAAAAATTTCTATGAATTTGACTTTTTAAGCGAGAAGTCGGAAATCCATCCTGATATGGACGTTTGA